A portion of the Stigmatella aurantiaca DW4/3-1 genome contains these proteins:
- a CDS encoding penicillin acylase family protein has protein sequence MNRLCLLPLIALTGLVSCSDDAPIHLPPSSRYEAELRYTQYGIPHILAKDLGSAGFGQGYAIAHDRACTLADQIIKIRGERARYFGPGPGDLHLTTDFAFRALDLIGRAQDSLSRMPDDEKALNEGYAAGFNAFLSEPDAASLPCAGQPWLAPITPVDLLAWQRYFAVAFSSGQLVAAIAAAQPPSGPGVQWLPHQAPLAVPPPESLGSNGWALGTERSAGGRGMLLANPHFPWEGEFRLWESHLTIPGQLDVYGATLMGAPVILIGFNSQVAWTHTVSNSARFTAYALKIVPGKPTAYLYDGQERAMTARAITLQVRQPDGSLRDVTRTYYSSHYGPIISLPGIGWTENLALTYRDANLDNEALLTQYLAMARARSTTELQQAIDTAQGIPWVHTMATDAEGSVWYADAAATPNLSLPTLQAWQQEVARPGSLQSALIRSSIVLLDGSTSRDEWQVAPGSRRPGLLPTPSMPRLARRDVVFNANDNHWLIHPTVTLEGFSPLHGGERTARSLRTRMNAVTLSEVREGGASGADGRFTLEEVQEAVLSNRGLSAELLRAAVVQRCQANPSGTAEGVAVDLSQACAALAAWDGRFNLESVGPPLWREFLDTFGLEALTQAGTLFAAPFSAAAPVTTPNTLTPAPTSGPDPVLDRLAAAVLILRKAGIEVNTPLGQVQYALRAGQRVPLHGGLGQEGVANVINYSNTLNTSLEPPTPRATVLNTRSGLTSEGYVINNGTSFLMALEFEEGGGVRARALLTLGQQGNSASPSFRDQLPLFSNKQWRDVAFTEEEIVHAPEYRSLPLRHD, from the coding sequence ATGAACCGCTTGTGTCTGCTGCCGCTCATTGCCCTCACGGGCCTCGTCAGTTGCTCCGACGATGCCCCAATCCACCTTCCGCCGTCCTCGCGCTATGAAGCCGAGCTGCGCTACACGCAGTACGGAATCCCCCACATCCTGGCCAAGGATCTGGGCAGCGCGGGCTTCGGTCAGGGCTATGCCATCGCGCATGACCGTGCATGCACCCTGGCCGACCAGATCATCAAGATCCGCGGCGAGCGCGCACGCTACTTCGGCCCGGGCCCCGGCGACCTCCACCTCACCACGGACTTCGCCTTCCGGGCACTGGATCTGATCGGCCGCGCCCAGGACTCGCTCAGCCGCATGCCCGATGACGAGAAGGCGTTGAACGAGGGCTACGCGGCCGGATTCAACGCCTTCCTGAGCGAGCCGGACGCGGCGAGCCTGCCCTGCGCCGGCCAGCCTTGGCTGGCCCCCATCACCCCGGTGGACCTGCTGGCTTGGCAACGCTACTTCGCCGTGGCCTTCAGCAGTGGGCAGTTGGTGGCGGCCATCGCCGCGGCCCAGCCGCCCAGCGGCCCGGGCGTGCAATGGCTGCCCCATCAAGCCCCCTTGGCCGTGCCCCCTCCCGAGAGCCTCGGCAGCAACGGCTGGGCCTTGGGCACGGAGCGCTCCGCGGGCGGACGCGGCATGCTGCTGGCCAACCCGCACTTCCCCTGGGAGGGGGAGTTCCGGCTCTGGGAGAGTCACCTCACCATCCCGGGCCAATTGGATGTCTACGGCGCCACCCTGATGGGCGCTCCCGTCATCCTCATCGGCTTCAACTCCCAGGTAGCGTGGACGCACACCGTGTCCAACAGCGCCCGCTTCACGGCCTACGCCCTGAAAATCGTGCCCGGAAAGCCCACCGCCTACCTTTATGACGGGCAGGAGCGGGCGATGACCGCGCGAGCCATCACCCTCCAGGTGCGCCAACCGGACGGCTCCCTGCGGGACGTCACCCGGACCTACTACAGCAGCCACTACGGTCCCATCATCTCCCTGCCCGGCATTGGCTGGACCGAGAACCTGGCCCTCACCTACCGGGATGCCAACCTCGACAACGAGGCCCTCCTCACCCAGTACCTGGCCATGGCGCGGGCCCGCAGCACGACGGAGCTCCAGCAGGCCATCGATACCGCGCAGGGCATTCCCTGGGTCCACACGATGGCCACCGATGCCGAAGGCTCGGTCTGGTACGCGGACGCAGCGGCCACGCCCAACCTCAGCCTGCCCACCCTCCAGGCCTGGCAGCAAGAAGTGGCCCGCCCCGGCTCACTCCAGTCCGCGTTGATTCGCTCGAGCATCGTGTTGCTGGATGGCAGCACATCACGCGATGAGTGGCAGGTGGCGCCAGGCTCCCGCCGCCCCGGACTGCTGCCCACCCCGAGCATGCCCCGCCTGGCGCGCCGGGATGTCGTCTTCAACGCCAATGACAACCACTGGCTCATCCACCCCACCGTCACCCTCGAGGGCTTTTCCCCCCTGCACGGCGGAGAACGGACCGCGCGCTCGCTGCGCACCCGCATGAACGCGGTGACGCTGTCCGAGGTGCGCGAAGGCGGCGCCTCGGGCGCGGATGGCCGCTTCACCCTGGAGGAGGTGCAGGAGGCCGTCCTCAGCAACCGTGGCCTCTCGGCCGAGCTGCTGCGCGCGGCGGTGGTGCAACGCTGCCAGGCGAATCCGAGCGGCACCGCCGAAGGGGTGGCCGTGGATCTCTCCCAGGCCTGCGCGGCCTTGGCCGCATGGGATGGACGCTTCAACCTGGAGTCCGTAGGCCCTCCGCTCTGGCGCGAGTTCCTCGACACCTTCGGTCTGGAAGCGCTAACCCAGGCGGGCACGCTCTTCGCCGCGCCCTTCTCCGCGGCGGCTCCCGTGACCACCCCCAACACCTTGACGCCCGCGCCCACCAGCGGTCCGGATCCGGTGCTCGACCGGCTCGCCGCCGCGGTGCTGATTCTGCGGAAAGCCGGCATCGAGGTGAACACGCCGCTGGGGCAGGTCCAGTACGCCCTCCGCGCGGGACAGCGAGTCCCGCTGCACGGCGGCCTGGGACAGGAAGGCGTGGCCAACGTCATCAACTACAGCAACACCCTCAACACCTCCCTCGAGCCGCCCACGCCGCGCGCCACCGTGCTCAACACCCGCTCAGGCCTGACGAGCGAGGGGTATGTCATCAACAACGGCACCAGCTTCCTCATGGCCCTGGAGTTCGAGGAGGGAGGAGGAGTTCGCGCCCGGGCCCTGCTCACCCTCGGGCAACAGGGCAACAGCGCCTCCCCCAGCTTCCGGGATCAGCTCCCCCTCTTCTCCAACAAGCAATGGCGGGACGTGGCCTTCACCGAGGAGGAGATCGTCCACGCGCCGGAATACCGCTCCCTCCCGCTCCGCCACGACTGA